GGCGAAGAGCGTCCCCGCCAGCGTCTTACCCAATCCTATCGATTCGACGGTATGGATGGCCGCGTTGGACCCCTGCGCGGCGAGCGCGATGAACGCCCCCGCAAGCACGCCGAGGAGCAGCTGCTTGAAAGGGGAAAGCCCCGCCTTCTTCTGCCCCACATCAACGACATATTTTGCGATCTCAGCCGGACTCAGAAAGTTACCCTGCATCAAAAACCATCCTCCCTCCATTATCTCCGGAACAAGCATCTCCGGAACAAGCATCTCCGGAACTAGTATCTGTGAGACAAATATCTGTGAGACAAGAACGACCTCGTGATGCAAACGCCCTGGACGCCCGGTAAAAATGGCCGGGCCCCTCGACGGGGCCCAGCCTTATAGACTTTGTCCCTATTCCACGACCTCGGCGCGGTGAAAGAGGACCCAGTTGAAGGGGGTCAGGAAGACGCCCTTGAGGCGATCGCTCTGGATGTAGGCCGTCGTGTAGAAGTATATCGGCAGCGTCACCGCATCCTTCATCAGGAGCTCCTCGGCCCGGAGCATGGCCCCGATGCGCTTGGACCGGTCCATCTCCGTCCGGGCCTCCTTCATGCAGGCGTCGTACTCGGGGTTCGAGTAGTTGGCCACGTTCATCGGCCCGTCGGTCACCCACAGTTCCAACAGGCTGCCCGCATCGAGGAAGTCCGCCAGATAGGCATGGCGCGCGATATCGAAGTTCTTCTGGTTGCGCGTCTCGATAAACACCTTCCACTCCTCGTTGGACAGCTCCACCTCCACGCCCAGGTTCTGCTTCCACATGGCCTGGAGCGCCTCGGCGATGGCTTTGTTGATGGGGTTCAGGTTGTACTTGTAGGCGACCTTGGGGAAACCCTTGCCGTCCGGGTACCCGGCCTCGGCCAGCAGCTTTTTCGCCGCCTCGGGGTCGGCCCTCACGGGGAGGTAATCCTTGGACTCGCCGCGAAAGTCCTTGTCCTGCCCCGTCCCGGGTATGACATAGGGGATATAGGCGACAGCGGGCTTTTGGCCGCCCTGCGCCACCTTCTCCACCATCGCCGTCCGGTCGATCGCCAGGTTGAACGCCTGTCGCACCTTCGGGTTATCGAAGGGCGGCCTCTTGAGATTGAAGACGGAGAAGGAGACGCCGAGCGTGTCGGACAGCTTCGCCTCGCCGCTCTTCAGGAGCTGCGGCGTCATCTGCGGCGGCAGCTGCTTGTTGAAGTCGATCTTCCCGGCCTTCGTCGCCGCCAGCGCGGTGTTGGAATCGACGATCATCGTCATGCGGATCTTGTCGAGCCTGACCTTGTCCGCTTCCCAGTAGTTGGGGTTCTTCACGAGGGTCATCTCGCTGTTGTGCTTCCACTCCACGATCATGAACGGGCCGTTGCACGGGAAATCGTCCTTCGCAGCCCAGCCGCGCGGGTCCTTGTCCACCACGTCGGGCCGGGCGGGGATGAAGTTGCCGAAGGAAAGGTATTCCAGAATCAACGGGCACCTCTCCTCGAGGACGATCTGGAGCGTCACGTCGTCGAGGACGTTGAGCCCCACCTCCTCGGCCTTGGCCTTGCCGTTGAAGAACGCCTCGGCATTCTTGATGAAGAAGCCCATGTAGGAATACGGAGCGGCGCTCTCCGCATTGATCAAACGCATAAAGCCATGCTTGAAATGCCCAGCGGTCAAGGGCTCTCCGTCCGACCACTTGAGCCCCGGGCGCAGGTGGAACGTCCAGGTCAGCCCATCCTCCGACACGTCCCATTTTTCGGCCAACCCCGCCTCCGGCTTCGCGTCCGGACCGACGCGCACGAGCCCCTCGAAGATGTTCATGATGACGTCGGAACCGTCGACGGACTCGTTCTGAACGGGATCGATCGTCTTGGGCTCGACCGCCAGGTTGAAGACGATCTCCTTCTCCGCAGCCGCGCCCGTCCCCATCAGGCATAGCACGGCCACCAGCGCAAGAAACCACTTCTTTCCCTTCATCAACACACGACCTCCTTAAGAATATTGAAAAAACGGGCTTTGCCCAAACCTCGCGCTCTCACGCAACCCGATACACGCAGATTTACCTATCGACTCCGTTCACGACCGCCCGTCCGCTCGGACAGGGCGCTCACGGTTCACACCCTCAGGATCAGCGAGGCCAGGAGGGCGACGCGGGGCACCAGGTGCTCCAGAAAGAGCTGCTCCTGCGGATTGTGGATGAAGTTTCCTACCATGCCCATGCCGTCGATGGTGGGGACCCCCGCGTCCGAGATGTCGTTGCCGTCGGAGCAGCCGCCCACCATGGGCGCCGCCTCGATCCTCATGTCCAAGTCCGCCCCGCACTGTTTCAGAAGCTCCAGGAGGGCGAGGTTCCGTGCGTTTTCCGCCAGCGGCGGGTGCCCCACTCTGACCTCAAACTCCACCTGTGCGCCCGGCAGGACGGCCTTCCGCTCCGCGAGGAGCCTTCTCGTGCGGGAGATATCCTCCGGGACGCACATGCGCCAGTCCACGGTCGCCTCCGCGTAGTCGCTGACGACGTTGACAGCCTTGCCGCCCGATATGACGCCGGGGCTGTAGGTGCTGCCCTTCCCCCCGTAGTCCGACAGGCCCTTGAGGTAGATGATCTGGTGCGCCAGCTCCACGTTTGCGTCGACGCCCTCCTGGGGGTTGTTGCCGGCGTGGGCCGCTCTGCCGCAGCATCGGACGACGATCTCCCCGCCGCCCTTGCGGCTGGGCTTGACCTTCCCGTCGGGGCAGGTGGCCGGCTCTGGGACGATGCAGGCGCAGGCCCCCCGCGCGCTGTCGAGCAGCAGGCCCCGCGAGCTGTGGGAGCCCGTCTCCTCGTCGGAGTTGTTGACGATGCGGACCCTCTTGCCGACGGGGAGGCCCAGGTCTTTCAGCGCCTTCAGGGCCCAGACGACGGCGATGTCACCGCCCTTCATGTCGATGACCCCGGGGCCGTAGAGCACGTCTCCCTCCCGGCGGACGGGCACGGACCCCACGGGGTGCACCGTGTCGATGTGTCCGACGATCAGGAGGGTGCGCTCCCCCTCCCCGAGCTCCGTCACCAGGTGGTCCCCCGCCTCCGCCTGCGGGACCGTCCGAGACACGGCGCCAAGGCGGTCCCGATAGAGCGATGCCAGAACCCTTCCACAGGCGTCCACGGCGGCCTTGTCCCCTGTAGGGGACTCCGAGCGGACCAGAGCCAGCAGGTCGGCGATGATGTCCTCTTTATGGGCCGAGAGCCAGTCGAAGATCCTCTTTTCCCGATCCTTCATGGTATGTTCCTTTCGTTGTCACGCCCGCAAGCGCTAGCCAACCCACGCCATCGCGGCCAGCACGGCGATGAACGCGCCGCCGACGAGCATGAGGATGGCCATCAGCGGAAGAGAGTACTTGATCCAGTCGGAATAATCGACGCCGGCCAGCCCCAAGGAGCCGATCAGCGGCCCCGACACGGGCGTCAGCGTGTTGGTGAGACTGTCGCCAATCATGTACGCAAGAGCTAGCACGTCACGAGTGATGCCCACGACGTCGCTGATAGGACACAGGAGCGGAAGCAGGATGGCTGCCTTGGACGAGTTGCTGGGGATGAGCATGTTGAAGAGCAGGATCAGGACGAAGATGCCAATGGCTGCGCCGCTGACGCCGAACCCGCCAAGCGTCATCGAGGCAAAGTGGGCGATGGTGTTCACCATTCTGCTCTCGGTGAGGACCGTGCCGATGACCTTGGCCAGCCCCAGCACGACGCAGATGCCGCCCATGCTCTGGGCGCCCTTGAAAAAGGCCTTGCCAACGTCGTTGGGGTTCATCCTGTAGATGACGGCCGTCAGGAAAACGTCCAGCACCATGATCGCGACCAGGTAGTCGTTGCCCCACTTCCAGAGCTTTGAACCGACGGCAAAGATGATGTAGCACACAAAAAGCGTCAGTGCGTTGAACAGGGCGCGCACGGGAAGTTTCGTCCTCGCGACGGACTCCCCCTCCTCGACCTCCGCCAGGACGCCCGTGATGCTGCGCGCGGGGTCGCGGCTGACGCGCAGGGCATAACGCGTGCAGTAAACGGCGCCGATGGCCGTGAAGATGACCCAGATGACGATGCGGACTCCCATGCCGGACAGGGGGACGACTTCGCACATCGTCTGCGCGATGATGAGCAGCGTGTTCGTGAAGGACGCGCCCTGACCGATCAGGTAGCCAAGGTAGAACATCGCCATGGCGCATATCGCGTCTAGCCTCAGCCGCCGGCAGATCAGCATGCCCACCGTGACGAAGGCGATCATGGAGTCGTTTCCTGCGAAAGCGCCGAGCGCCGACATCAAGACGACGATGCTGGGAACCAGGACGCTCACGCTCTTGTCTTCAAGTTTGAATATCCCGTAGTTGAGCAGGTCCTCAAAACACCCCGTGGCGATGACGACCGCGATGGAGCCACCGCAGACGAGAAGCAGCGAGATGATGTTGCCGGAGGCGATCACGCCCTTGTGGATGGCCAAAAGCGCCTGCCACAGCGAGAACGGCTTGACCCCCGTATAGGCGAACGTCCCCGCGATGGCGCGCTTGTTCTCGTCAAGCTGATACTCTCCGCCAGGCAAAAAATAGCTCAGGAGGCAGAAAAAAACGATCAGCCCCGTGATGAGGACAAGGATCTGCGGCACGACAAGTTTTTTCTTCCCTGAAGGCTCTACCTTTTCCAGCATGACATTCTCTCCTTGAAGTTAAGCGAATCTCGCCGTAAAACGACGCTTCACGAGTTGCTCAACCGGGTCAGGTCCCACCAGGACGCGAATCAAGAACCGCCAGGCGCAGGCGCCTACGCCATCAGGCAGCTACACAGGTGCCCCGGACGGAGCTCCCGCAGCGCCGTGTCGGCCTCGGCGCACTCCGGCTTCGCGTCGGGGCACCGCGTGTGGAACTTGCAGCCGGAGGGCGGGTTCAGGGGGCTCGGTATCTCGCCCGACAGGGAGATGCGCCGCCGCGCGTCGGAAAGGTCCGGGTCCGGGATGGGGATGGCCGAGAGCAGCGAGCGGGTGTAGGGGTGCTGCGGGTTATTGTAGAGCTCTCCGCTCTCCGCCAACTCCACGATATTGCCCAGGTACATCACCGCGATGCGGTCGCTGATGTGCTTCACCATCGAAAGGTCGTGCGCGATGAACAGGTAGGTGAGCCCCAGCTTGTCCTGAAGGTCCTCCAGCATGTTGACGATCTGGGCCTGGATGGAGACGTCGAGCGCCGAGATCGGCTCGTCGCAGACGATGAACTCGGGCTCCACGGCCAGGGCCCGGGCGATCCCGATCCTCTGGCGCTGACCGCCGCTGAACTCGTGCGGATAACGGTTGGCGTGCTCGCTGTTCAGCCCCACCATGCGCAGCAAATGCCGGACCCGGTCGGCCCGCTCGTCCCTGGGGAAGCCGTGGATGACCATCGGCTCCATCACGATGTCGCCCACCGTCATGCGCGGGTTCAGCGAGGCGTAGGGGTCCTGGAAGATCATCTGCATCCGCTTGCGCCACGGCAGCATCCCGTGCTGCGACAGACGGGAGATGTCCTGCCCCATGAAGCGGACCGAACCGCCCGTGGGCTCGTAGAGCCTGACGATGGTACGGCCCGTCGTGGTCTTGCCGCAGCCGGACTCCCCCACCAGCCCCAGGGTCTCCCCGGCGCGGATGTCGAAGGACACCCCGTCGACCGAGCGCACCATCCCGCCCGGGACGGCGAAGTGCTTCGTCAGGTCCCGAACCTCGAGAAGAACCGTCTCCGACCCGGTCCCCCGTCCGGCCGCCGTCGTCATCTCCCCACCTCCGAGCCCGGCCGGGCCAGGAGCCAGCAGGACGCGCTGTGCGAGTCCGAGAGGCTCGTCCGCTGCGGCGGGTATCCCATGCAGACGCGCATCGTCTCCGGACAACGCGCGGCGTAGGGACAGCCGAAGGGCGGGTTCAGCAGGTCCGGAGGCTGCCCCTCGATGGGGATCAGACGCTTCTTCGTCAGCTCGTCCGGGTTGGGGACCGACCTCAGGAGGCCGCGGGTATAGGGATGCGCCGGGGCGTAAAAGACGTCGCGCCGGGTTCCCCGCTCCACGATGCGCCCGCCGTACATGACGAGCACCCGGTCGGCCATGCCCGCGATCACCCCCAGGTCGTGGGTGATCAGGACGATCGACGTGCCGAACTGCCCCTGGAGCTCCTTCATCAGGTCCAGGATCTGGGCCTGGACGGTGACGTCCAGGGCCGTCGTCGGTTCGTCGGCGATCAGCAGGTCGGGATGGCACATCAGCGCCATGGCGATCATGATGCGCTGCCGCTGCCCGCCGCTGAACTGGTGTGGGTACTGGCCGATGCGGCGCTCCGCGGGCTCGATGCCCACGCGGCGCAGCATCTCGAGCACACGCTCCCGGCGCTTGGCGGCCGGGCCGCGTCCGTGGCGCCGAAGCGGTTCCTCGAGCTGATAGCCGATGGTGAGCACGGGGTTCAGGCTCGTCATGGGGTCCTGAAAGATCATCGAGATGCGCCGTCCCCGCAGATCGGCCATCCGCCGTTCGGGGACCTCCGTCAGCTCGGCCCCGTCAAAGACGATGCTCCCACCCACAACGCGCCCGGAAGTCCCGAGCAGGCGCAGCAGCGACAGCATGGTCACGCTCTTGCCGCTCCCGGACTCGCCGACGATCCCCAGCACCTCGCCCCGCCTCAGCTCGAAGGACACCCCGCCGACCGCCTTCACCTCCCCCACCGGGGTAAAGAAGGAGGTGCGCAGGTCCTCCACCCGCAAAAGGGCGTCCTCGCCCGCCGTCATGTTTCCCTCCGCCCTTTCCTCCGTCGCCCTCACATCCATCGTCCTATCGTTCGTCGTCATGGCGTCCGCCTTCTCCACTCCCACTTCTCCACTCCCAATGGAGGCCGGCTACTTCCTCAGGCGCGGGTCCAGCGCGTCGCGCAGGCCGTCGCCCAGGAAATTGAAGGCCAGTATGGTGACCGAGATCGCGGCGGCCGGGAAGAAGAGCTGCCACGGGTAGATGGCCAGCGCGCCGATCGCGTCGTTGCACAGCACGCCCCAGCTAGCCATTGGAGCGCTGACCCCCAGGCCGACGAAGCTCAGGAACGCCTCGGTGAAGATGGCCTGAGGGATGGAGAAGGTGAGCGTCACCAGGATGGGCCCCATCGCGTTGGGGATGAGGTGCCGCAACAGCATCCGGGCGCCGGAGGCCCCCAGGACCCGGGCGGCCAGCACGAACTCCTCGTTCTTGATCCGCATGACCTCGGACCTCACGATGCGGGCCATGGAGGCCCAGTAGGAGATGCCGAGCGTCAGGAAGATGCTCTTCAGCCCCGGCCCCACGACGACCATCAGAAGGATGACGTAGATCATCAGCGGCACGCTGTAGATGGTGTCGACGACGCGCATCATGAGGTTGTCCATTCGCCCCCCGACGAAGCCGGAGACGCCGCCGTAGATCACGCCGATCGTCAGGTTGATGAGGCTCGCGACGAACCCGACCGCCAGGGATATCCGCGCCCCGTAGAGCACGCGGACGAGAAGGTCGCGCCCGAACATGTCCGTCCCAAACCAATGCTTCAGGCTGGGCAGCTCGTTGGACTCCAGGAAGTCCTGCGTGTCGTAGGCGTAGGGCGAGAGCCACGGCCCGACGACGGCCAGCAGCAGGATAAGCAGGATCGCCGCCCCGCCCAGCAGGGCCAGCCGGTCCCGCTTAAGACGACGCCAGGCGTCCTGCCAATAGCTCTGCGAGGGACGCACGAACTCCGAGCCCTGCTTCTCCGCGGCGCCGACCGGCTCGAACAGGGCGGGATCGCTCAGGTCCGGGACCGTCGGCAGGGTAGTGGCGCCTTTTTTAAAGGAGTTTATCGTATTTCCCCCCCTTATTCAATCAACATTTTAACATGATGATTTGAGCGACGGCCGACGACAGCAATGTGAATTCATGGCCCCGACCCCGCCGCACCATGCGTTAGTGCAGCTTGATCCTCGGGTCGACGAACCCGAGGCAGATGTCCACGACCAGGTTCAGGAAGACCAGGAGCGCGCTGTAGAAGATCGTGACCCCCATGATGGTGGTGTAGTCGCGGTTGGAGATGCTGGTGACGAAGAACGTCCCCAGCCCCGGCACGCCGAAGACCTGCTCCACGACGAAGCTGCCGGTAAGGATCCCTGCGGCGAGCGGCCCCAGGTAGGTGATGACTGGGATGATGGCGTTGCGCAGCGCGTGGATGTAGACGACCGTGCGCTCCCGGAGCCCCTTGGAATGTGCGGTGCGGATGTAGTCCTGCTGGATGACCTCCAGCATGCTGGACCGCGTCAGGCGTGAGATGAAGGCCATGGGGTACCCCGCCAGGGTCAGGGCGGGGAGGACGGCAGTGGGCAGTCCCTCCCAGAAGCCCACCGTCACCCAGCCCCATCGGTAGGCGAAGAGGTAGACCAGGGTCGTGGCGATGACGAAATTGGGGATGGTGATGCCCAGCGTCGCCAGGACCATCGCGCTGCGGTCCTGCCACCGCCCGCGCCGCAGCGCGGAGATGATGCCCGCCGGGATGCCGACCGCCAGGGCCAGCGCCAGCGCCATGGAACCCACCATCAGGGACACGGGGAAACTGCCGCTGATGATCTCGTTGACCGTCATGCCCTCGTAGCGGTAGGAGGGGCCCAGGTCGAAACGGAGGACGTTCCAGAGATAGCGCCCATACTGCACGTAAAGCGGGTCGCTCAACTGATAACGTTCCATGATCTTGGCCATGATGTGCGGCGGAATGCCCTTCTCGCCCGTGAAGGGACCGCCGGGGATGGCCCGCATCATGAAGAAGGTGAGGGTTATGACGACAAACAACGTCAAAAAACTGGTCCAGATCCTCTGGAAGATGTACTTTCGCATCGTCCGAGACCCTCCCCATCCTTAACTAGGGTAAAGATAAAAAATGAAAGGGGCCTTCAAGACGTCTCTCCCGCAAACGCATGAAGGCCCGGTCAGGAGAAATTCCTCAATGATTATATCATCAATGATGATATAATCATCCACTCCCGGAGAATCCCGGAAAATGCGCCCCGCCGCCCTCGCCGCGGGGCGTTCGGCCGGGAGAGCGGCTACTTGCCCACGCAGAAGCGGCTGAAGACGGAGTCGAGCAGCGCGTCGTCGCAGACGATGCCCAGAAGCCGTTCCAGAGCGTTGCGCGCACCCCCAAGGAGGCCCGCCACGACGTCCTGTCCCACCCCGTCCAGGATCGCCGCCTCCGCCTCCGCCGTGGCGTCCAGGGCCTGGCGGATCTCCCCCAACTGGCGGGCCGTGACGTTGAGCCCGGCGTCCAGGGACCCGTTGCCCGTAGCAATCGCGAGGATCTCCTCCTTCAGGAGCTCCAGCCCCTCGCCCGTTTTGGCCGAGAGGGAGATAACCGAGCTCTCCGGGACGATCTCCCGGATGCCGTCCTCCGTCACCACATGCCCCTTGTCCACCTTGTTCAGGAGGACGATATGCTCCCGAACGCTCAGGGAGCGCAGGTACTCCAAGTCCTCGTCGTCCAGGGGAACGGAGCAGTCCAGAAGCCAGAGGCAGATGTCCGCCTGCTTCAGCTCCCGTCTCGTCCGCTCGATGCCGCTGGCCTCGATCTCGTCGAC
This sequence is a window from uncultured Fretibacterium sp.. Protein-coding genes within it:
- a CDS encoding peptide ABC transporter substrate-binding protein, with amino-acid sequence MKGKKWFLALVAVLCLMGTGAAAEKEIVFNLAVEPKTIDPVQNESVDGSDVIMNIFEGLVRVGPDAKPEAGLAEKWDVSEDGLTWTFHLRPGLKWSDGEPLTAGHFKHGFMRLINAESAAPYSYMGFFIKNAEAFFNGKAKAEEVGLNVLDDVTLQIVLEERCPLILEYLSFGNFIPARPDVVDKDPRGWAAKDDFPCNGPFMIVEWKHNSEMTLVKNPNYWEADKVRLDKIRMTMIVDSNTALAATKAGKIDFNKQLPPQMTPQLLKSGEAKLSDTLGVSFSVFNLKRPPFDNPKVRQAFNLAIDRTAMVEKVAQGGQKPAVAYIPYVIPGTGQDKDFRGESKDYLPVRADPEAAKKLLAEAGYPDGKGFPKVAYKYNLNPINKAIAEALQAMWKQNLGVEVELSNEEWKVFIETRNQKNFDIARHAYLADFLDAGSLLELWVTDGPMNVANYSNPEYDACMKEARTEMDRSKRIGAMLRAEELLMKDAVTLPIYFYTTAYIQSDRLKGVFLTPFNWVLFHRAEVVE
- a CDS encoding M20/M25/M40 family metallo-hydrolase; the encoded protein is MKDREKRIFDWLSAHKEDIIADLLALVRSESPTGDKAAVDACGRVLASLYRDRLGAVSRTVPQAEAGDHLVTELGEGERTLLIVGHIDTVHPVGSVPVRREGDVLYGPGVIDMKGGDIAVVWALKALKDLGLPVGKRVRIVNNSDEETGSHSSRGLLLDSARGACACIVPEPATCPDGKVKPSRKGGGEIVVRCCGRAAHAGNNPQEGVDANVELAHQIIYLKGLSDYGGKGSTYSPGVISGGKAVNVVSDYAEATVDWRMCVPEDISRTRRLLAERKAVLPGAQVEFEVRVGHPPLAENARNLALLELLKQCGADLDMRIEAAPMVGGCSDGNDISDAGVPTIDGMGMVGNFIHNPQEQLFLEHLVPRVALLASLILRV
- a CDS encoding AbgT family transporter, whose amino-acid sequence is MLEKVEPSGKKKLVVPQILVLITGLIVFFCLLSYFLPGGEYQLDENKRAIAGTFAYTGVKPFSLWQALLAIHKGVIASGNIISLLLVCGGSIAVVIATGCFEDLLNYGIFKLEDKSVSVLVPSIVVLMSALGAFAGNDSMIAFVTVGMLICRRLRLDAICAMAMFYLGYLIGQGASFTNTLLIIAQTMCEVVPLSGMGVRIVIWVIFTAIGAVYCTRYALRVSRDPARSITGVLAEVEEGESVARTKLPVRALFNALTLFVCYIIFAVGSKLWKWGNDYLVAIMVLDVFLTAVIYRMNPNDVGKAFFKGAQSMGGICVVLGLAKVIGTVLTESRMVNTIAHFASMTLGGFGVSGAAIGIFVLILLFNMLIPSNSSKAAILLPLLCPISDVVGITRDVLALAYMIGDSLTNTLTPVSGPLIGSLGLAGVDYSDWIKYSLPLMAILMLVGGAFIAVLAAMAWVG
- a CDS encoding ATP-binding cassette domain-containing protein; amino-acid sequence: MTTAAGRGTGSETVLLEVRDLTKHFAVPGGMVRSVDGVSFDIRAGETLGLVGESGCGKTTTGRTIVRLYEPTGGSVRFMGQDISRLSQHGMLPWRKRMQMIFQDPYASLNPRMTVGDIVMEPMVIHGFPRDERADRVRHLLRMVGLNSEHANRYPHEFSGGQRQRIGIARALAVEPEFIVCDEPISALDVSIQAQIVNMLEDLQDKLGLTYLFIAHDLSMVKHISDRIAVMYLGNIVELAESGELYNNPQHPYTRSLLSAIPIPDPDLSDARRRISLSGEIPSPLNPPSGCKFHTRCPDAKPECAEADTALRELRPGHLCSCLMA
- a CDS encoding ABC transporter ATP-binding protein yields the protein MTAGEDALLRVEDLRTSFFTPVGEVKAVGGVSFELRRGEVLGIVGESGSGKSVTMLSLLRLLGTSGRVVGGSIVFDGAELTEVPERRMADLRGRRISMIFQDPMTSLNPVLTIGYQLEEPLRRHGRGPAAKRRERVLEMLRRVGIEPAERRIGQYPHQFSGGQRQRIMIAMALMCHPDLLIADEPTTALDVTVQAQILDLMKELQGQFGTSIVLITHDLGVIAGMADRVLVMYGGRIVERGTRRDVFYAPAHPYTRGLLRSVPNPDELTKKRLIPIEGQPPDLLNPPFGCPYAARCPETMRVCMGYPPQRTSLSDSHSASCWLLARPGSEVGR
- a CDS encoding ABC transporter permease; amino-acid sequence: MRPSQSYWQDAWRRLKRDRLALLGGAAILLILLLAVVGPWLSPYAYDTQDFLESNELPSLKHWFGTDMFGRDLLVRVLYGARISLAVGFVASLINLTIGVIYGGVSGFVGGRMDNLMMRVVDTIYSVPLMIYVILLMVVVGPGLKSIFLTLGISYWASMARIVRSEVMRIKNEEFVLAARVLGASGARMLLRHLIPNAMGPILVTLTFSIPQAIFTEAFLSFVGLGVSAPMASWGVLCNDAIGALAIYPWQLFFPAAAISVTILAFNFLGDGLRDALDPRLRK
- a CDS encoding ABC transporter permease; this translates as MRKYIFQRIWTSFLTLFVVITLTFFMMRAIPGGPFTGEKGIPPHIMAKIMERYQLSDPLYVQYGRYLWNVLRFDLGPSYRYEGMTVNEIISGSFPVSLMVGSMALALALAVGIPAGIISALRRGRWQDRSAMVLATLGITIPNFVIATTLVYLFAYRWGWVTVGFWEGLPTAVLPALTLAGYPMAFISRLTRSSMLEVIQQDYIRTAHSKGLRERTVVYIHALRNAIIPVITYLGPLAAGILTGSFVVEQVFGVPGLGTFFVTSISNRDYTTIMGVTIFYSALLVFLNLVVDICLGFVDPRIKLH